The genome window CGCCGTCGGCGAGGCGCCGCGCTACGTCACCAACGAGTTCGAGCCCGTGTTCGACGCGGCCGACTTCGTTCGTCTCGGGCGCGACCTGGTGTGTACCCGGAGCAACACGACCAACCGATCCGGAATGGAGTGGTTGCAGCGACATCTCGGGAGCGAGCACACGATTCACGAGCTCGAGGTGAAGTCGCGTCAGCCCATGCACATCGACACGACGATCGTGCCGCTCGGGCCGGGCAAGCTTCTGGTCAATCCCCAGTACGTGGATCCGGACAACCTGCCGGCGATCTTCGACCGGTGGGAGGTGAAGACGGCGCCGAAGCCCGAGCCGACCCAGGGTCTGATGTACGACATGAGCAGCATGTGGCTCAGCATGAACGTTTTGAGCATCGACGAGAAGCGGGTCGTGGTCGAGAAGGGGCAGGAGCCGCTGATCCGGATGCTCGAAGAGTGGGGCTTCGAGCCGATCCCGGTCCAGTTCCACAACTATTTCATCTTCGGAGGCGCGTTCCACTGCTCGACGCTGGACGTTCGCCGCCGGGGAACCCTCCAGTCCTACGCATAGGCGGAGGAGGGCGGGTGTCGGGGGCAGGCGCGGACGTGGAGCGGTGAGATGATGATGGCGGAGCCTCCCCCGGCGCTCGTCGGCCTCCATGATCTTCGCGAGGTGCTGGATTGTGCCGGAGCGAAGCGTCGTCAGGCGGCGCGGCTTCTCGGACCGCGGGTGTTGCGTGACATCGCGAGATGTCGCGAGGTTGCCGGCCCGGCGCTTCTGCGGATCTCTCCCCTGGGGCATCCATTCTTCGAAGGCCGATGGACGGCGCTCGAGGACGCGCGGGCGCCGTGGCCGTGGGCATCCCTCGAGGCGCTGCGTGCGCAATGTCGCACATGGATCACGAGTGAGGCCGGGGCGCGGCACCTGGCCGAGGAAACGCTCGAACCGGCGCGCCTCGCTGGGCTTCGACAGCGGCACTTCCTCGTGGAGCGCCGGGAATGCCTCGCGGACCCGACGGACGCGCGCTGCCTTGCTCTGGCTGCTGCCGCGGAGGCGTTCGCTTCCGACGTGGAGAGAGAAGCTCGGCTGCTCGCGAGCGCGTTTCGTGAGATCGGTCTTCGCGCGAGCGCGCGGCTCCGTCTTGCGAGCTTCGGCGCCGGCGAGGTTTCGCGCATCCTTGCGCTGCGTAGAGAGCAGAACGGACTCGAGCCACCGTCGATGCTCGAGGATTCCGTCTACAAGAGAGTGTGCAGTTTCGACGACCCCGCCGACGCGCGCGTCTACGTCGAGACCTACGACGAGTACCAGGAGCGCCTCGAGGAAGCCGGAATCCAGCGTCCCCGATCGAAGGCACACATCCTCGGCGGGCCGGGCTCGACCCGGACGATTCTGGTGAGCCAGGAGCGCGTCCCCGCGGCGTCGCTCGCGCCGGCTCGGATGGCCCGCGCCGACGACTCGGAAGCGATCGATCTCTTCGGTCGGATGCTCGAGGAGATCGGCAAGGCACGACGTTATAGCCGCAAGTGGCGCGGCGGAGACCTCGGGATCGATTCGCACATCGGAAACTGGGCCGTCTGTGGCGACGGCCGCGGCGCGCCCGGGCCGGGACTCCTCTTTCTCGACACCCAGGCGCCCATGATGAAGGTAGGCGGTGAGTTTCGGATGCCCATCTCGATGCATGCCCATCTGGGCGGCATTCCGCGCGGGATCCGGACGCTCGCGTACCCGTTCACCCGCTCGGTGATCGGGCGCTACTTCAAGCCTCGGCTGATGGTGTTGGACTCGGTTGCCTACGTGGCGATCTACGGGCGGCCCGACCTGATGGACGCGCTCCTGCCCGTCGCAAACGAGGTCATCGGCTCGCAGGGGTGGGGGAGAGCACTCGGGCGTCGGAGCATCGACCTCTATCTCCTGCGCGAGATGGCTCTTTTCCGCGGCCTCCGCACCGCACGTCTTCTCTCATCGGCGGCCGGACGAGAGGCCCGGCGGGAGTTGCTCGCGGACCTGAGACGGGTCTGGACGTCTCCCCTCTATCGGTCCGACGGCGCGGTGACCTTCAAGCCCGCGTCGGACCGAGGCTGAACCGCCGGCGGCCTACTCGAAGTCGCGGAGTAGGGAACTCGCGTACTCCGTTGCGCCGGGAATTGCTCCGGAAGGCAGCCCGCGCCAGAACACGGTCCATCGTCCCGTTTGCGCGGACCCGTCGGCCAACCGCCCGTACCACTCGCAGACCGGGTTGTCGGCGCGGCTGCGCCAGAACAGATCGGGATGAACGCGAATCACCGACCGCCATAGGCCTGCCGCGAGTCCGCGGCTTTGCGCGTCATGCTTGACGGCGAGCTTCGCAAGGTACGAGCCGTGCGGTGTCGACGTGACGACCGCGGCGCCGAGATAGTCGCCGGCCAGGAAGACCCAGCGCTCGCAGCTCGCCGCTGATCGGAGAGGCACGGACCGGCGAAACGCCGACTCGAGCGTTTCCTGCAAGCGATCGACGTCGACGTCGTTCTCTCGGCACTGGCGAATGCAGGCCGCGGCCTTCGGGGACGTGTCGAGGAGGATCGGGCTCGTGGCGGACGGGGAGCCGGTTTTCATCTGTGCCAGGGCGGCCATGAGGGTCGACCTCGTACCCCTGCAGTGGTCATGCCAAGCCTCGAATGAGGCGAGGCGGTATTCCGGTTCGCCCCAATCGACGAAATCGTGGCCGAACATGGTCAGCCGCGGCCGGCGATCGTCTCCGGATGCCGCGACGG of Candidatus Binatia bacterium contains these proteins:
- a CDS encoding DUF6206 family protein; protein product: MAEPPPALVGLHDLREVLDCAGAKRRQAARLLGPRVLRDIARCREVAGPALLRISPLGHPFFEGRWTALEDARAPWPWASLEALRAQCRTWITSEAGARHLAEETLEPARLAGLRQRHFLVERRECLADPTDARCLALAAAAEAFASDVEREARLLASAFREIGLRASARLRLASFGAGEVSRILALRREQNGLEPPSMLEDSVYKRVCSFDDPADARVYVETYDEYQERLEEAGIQRPRSKAHILGGPGSTRTILVSQERVPAASLAPARMARADDSEAIDLFGRMLEEIGKARRYSRKWRGGDLGIDSHIGNWAVCGDGRGAPGPGLLFLDTQAPMMKVGGEFRMPISMHAHLGGIPRGIRTLAYPFTRSVIGRYFKPRLMVLDSVAYVAIYGRPDLMDALLPVANEVIGSQGWGRALGRRSIDLYLLREMALFRGLRTARLLSSAAGREARRELLADLRRVWTSPLYRSDGAVTFKPASDRG